The following are from one region of the Scylla paramamosain isolate STU-SP2022 chromosome 23, ASM3559412v1, whole genome shotgun sequence genome:
- the LOC135111993 gene encoding zinc finger HIT domain-containing protein 3-like: protein MSGGQQCDVCGEAAAKYKCPKCRLKYCSVGCYKSHQNQQCQPAKATHSQQVEDAEEGHVSQQHVLFPTDDTVPPRTLEKLGECDKLKSLLSNRHLREVLVEVDSAPNAQAAMRRAMLEPIFTEFADTVLGVVEPDMEAAAPSPRKQEAL, encoded by the exons ATGAGTGGCGGGCAGCAGTGTGACGTGTGCGGCGAGGCGGCGGCCAAGTACAAGTGTCCCAAGTGCAGACTGAAGTA CTGCAGTGTGGGGTGCTACAAGAGCCACCAGAACCAGCAGTGTCAGCCAGCCAAGGCCACACACAGCCAGCAGGTGGAAGACGCCGAGGAAGGCCATGTGTCCCAACAGCACGTCCTCTTTCCCACGGATGACACTGTTCCCCCGCGCACCTTGGAAAAGCTCG GAGAGTGTGACAAGCTGAAGAGTCTCCTGAGCAACCGTCACCTGCGGGAAGTGCTGGTGGAGGTAGACAGTGCACCCAACGCCCAGGCAGCCATGCGACGTGCTATGCTGGAGCCGATCTTCACGGAGTTCGCGGACACGGTGCTGGGGGTGGTAGAGCCTGACATGGAGGCCGCCGCGCCGTCCCCCAGGAAACAGGAGGCCTTGTAA
- the LOC135111991 gene encoding uncharacterized protein LOC135111991 isoform X1 produces MATLVQVVGVWAWVVVVVVAAPHHTPARQLRVSDGTERRGEGLHSLTGISSRGRRHAPLDKEDDDEWESSLAPPRKRSAEEQPVSDQPFKREALEVNIGTGILVKGAGTTQRPFNFPQSPTYSPTQPPDLSTQRPIIFPESGPQATPTPPINPTQVPPTIFHSPFFPNDLFPPPGSRPNPSDGSPPKPPSQNPPSQRPSRPSDFFPGQTTPNSHFVPIIPTRRPNIITNTPSLRPVFPNTPPQGSVFPNTPAQGSFFPNTPPQGSVFPNTPPQGSVFPNTPPQGSVFPNTPPQESVFPNTPPQGSIFPNTPPQGSVFPNTPPQGSFFPNTPPQGSVFPNTPSQGPGRFPNTPQRPVGFPIPPNQGPDYIHPTTRRPKFPGFPIPPSPTTRRPCSCRNHTTNINPATPTIPPTTFFSPSPVAPFFPTVAPLFPTVAPQFPTPTSASARPVTPNPGGFRPSFRPTFTPVAGFPVFPNSQSRPVHPNSQHRPVLFIPTNIRSPDVLRVNQRPVSTNGLPRFPAVNGQSFITPHFRLFIPHLPTQGVNQVKNNSDK; encoded by the exons ATGGCCACACTGGTCCAG GTAGTgggtgtgtgggcgtgggtggtggtggtagtggtcgcgGCGCCCCACCACACCCCGGCGAGGCAGCTGAGGGTGAGTGACGGGACTGAGAGGAGAGGCGAAGGCTTGCACTCGCTGACGGGAATATCATCTCGCGGAAGACGACACGCGCCTCTTGACAAAG aAGACGATGACGAATGGGAGAGCTCGTTAGCGCCGCCGAGGAAGCGTTCAGCGGAGGAGCAACCTG TCAGTGACCAGCCATTCAAGAGAGAAGCCCTGGAAGTCAACATAGGCACGGGAATATTAGTGAAGGGAGCAGGAACCACCCAACGACCATTTAACTTCCCCCAGAGCCCCACGTACTCTCCCACGCAGCCTCCGGACCTCTCCACTCAGCGCCCCATCATCTTCCCGGAATCTGGACCTCAagccacgcccacgccccccATCAACCCCACCCAGGTCCCCCCTACGATCTTTCACAGTCCCTTTTTCCCCAACGATCTTTTCCCACCGCCCGGATCACGCCCGAATCCCTCAGACGGAAGTCCCCCCAAGCCACCCAGCCAGAACCCTCCTTCTCAGAGACCATCCCGTCCTTCAGATTTCTTTCCCGGGCAGACTACACCGAATTCTCACTTTGTTCCAATTATACCCACGAGAAGACCGAATATTATCACCAACACGCCTTCACTGAGACCAGTTTTCCCCAATACGCCTCCCCAAGGATCAGTTTTCCCCAATACGCCTGCTCAAGGATCATTTTTCCCTAATACACCTCCACAAGGATCAGTTTTCCCCAATACGCCTCCTCAAGGATCAGTTTTCCCTAATACACCTCCTCAAGGATCAGTTTTCCCCAATACGCCTCCTCAAGAATCAGTTTTCCCTAATACACCTCCCCAAGGATCAATTTTCCCTAATACACCTCCTCAAGGATCAGTTTTCCCCAATACGCCTCCACAAGGATCATTTTTCCCCAATACGCCTCCTCAAGGATCAGTTTTCCCTAATACGCCTTCCCAGGGACCAGGACGCTTCCCTAACACTCCCCAAAGACCTGTGGGCTTTCCCATACCACCAAATCAAGGCCCTGACTATATCCACCCTACAACACGGCGCCCCAAGTTCCCAGGGTTCCcgatccctccctccccgacTACCAGGAGGCCGTGTAGCTGCAGGAATCACACCACAAACATAAATCCAGCCACACCAACTATTCCACCCACGACTTTCTTTTCCCCGTCTCCCGTTGCGCCGTTCTTCCCCACCGTTGCTCCTCTTTTCCCAACTGTTGCCCCGCAGTTCCCCACGCCCACGTCCGCATCCGCACGCCCTGTCACGCCGAATCCTGGTGGTTTTAGACCGTCCTTCAGACCTACATTCACCCCGGTAGCTGGTTTTCCCGTCTTTCCGAACTCCCAGTCTCGCCCAGTCCATCCTAACTCTCAGCATCGTCCCGTTCTCTTCATACCCACTAACATCAGGTCGCCAGATGTCCTTCGCGTGAATCAGCGCCCTGTGTCGACCAATGGCCTGCCTCGCTTCCCAGCAGTCAATGGGCAAAGCTTCATCACGCCACACTTCCGACTGTTCATCCCTCACCTGCCTACCCAGGGCGTGAATCAAGTCAAGAACAACAGTGACAAGTAG
- the LOC135111991 gene encoding uncharacterized protein LOC135111991 isoform X2 yields MATLVQVVGVWAWVVVVVVAAPHHTPARQLRVSDGTERRGEGLHSLTGISSRGRRHAPLDKDDDEWESSLAPPRKRSAEEQPVSDQPFKREALEVNIGTGILVKGAGTTQRPFNFPQSPTYSPTQPPDLSTQRPIIFPESGPQATPTPPINPTQVPPTIFHSPFFPNDLFPPPGSRPNPSDGSPPKPPSQNPPSQRPSRPSDFFPGQTTPNSHFVPIIPTRRPNIITNTPSLRPVFPNTPPQGSVFPNTPAQGSFFPNTPPQGSVFPNTPPQGSVFPNTPPQGSVFPNTPPQESVFPNTPPQGSIFPNTPPQGSVFPNTPPQGSFFPNTPPQGSVFPNTPSQGPGRFPNTPQRPVGFPIPPNQGPDYIHPTTRRPKFPGFPIPPSPTTRRPCSCRNHTTNINPATPTIPPTTFFSPSPVAPFFPTVAPLFPTVAPQFPTPTSASARPVTPNPGGFRPSFRPTFTPVAGFPVFPNSQSRPVHPNSQHRPVLFIPTNIRSPDVLRVNQRPVSTNGLPRFPAVNGQSFITPHFRLFIPHLPTQGVNQVKNNSDK; encoded by the exons ATGGCCACACTGGTCCAG GTAGTgggtgtgtgggcgtgggtggtggtggtagtggtcgcgGCGCCCCACCACACCCCGGCGAGGCAGCTGAGGGTGAGTGACGGGACTGAGAGGAGAGGCGAAGGCTTGCACTCGCTGACGGGAATATCATCTCGCGGAAGACGACACGCGCCTCTTGACAAAG ACGATGACGAATGGGAGAGCTCGTTAGCGCCGCCGAGGAAGCGTTCAGCGGAGGAGCAACCTG TCAGTGACCAGCCATTCAAGAGAGAAGCCCTGGAAGTCAACATAGGCACGGGAATATTAGTGAAGGGAGCAGGAACCACCCAACGACCATTTAACTTCCCCCAGAGCCCCACGTACTCTCCCACGCAGCCTCCGGACCTCTCCACTCAGCGCCCCATCATCTTCCCGGAATCTGGACCTCAagccacgcccacgccccccATCAACCCCACCCAGGTCCCCCCTACGATCTTTCACAGTCCCTTTTTCCCCAACGATCTTTTCCCACCGCCCGGATCACGCCCGAATCCCTCAGACGGAAGTCCCCCCAAGCCACCCAGCCAGAACCCTCCTTCTCAGAGACCATCCCGTCCTTCAGATTTCTTTCCCGGGCAGACTACACCGAATTCTCACTTTGTTCCAATTATACCCACGAGAAGACCGAATATTATCACCAACACGCCTTCACTGAGACCAGTTTTCCCCAATACGCCTCCCCAAGGATCAGTTTTCCCCAATACGCCTGCTCAAGGATCATTTTTCCCTAATACACCTCCACAAGGATCAGTTTTCCCCAATACGCCTCCTCAAGGATCAGTTTTCCCTAATACACCTCCTCAAGGATCAGTTTTCCCCAATACGCCTCCTCAAGAATCAGTTTTCCCTAATACACCTCCCCAAGGATCAATTTTCCCTAATACACCTCCTCAAGGATCAGTTTTCCCCAATACGCCTCCACAAGGATCATTTTTCCCCAATACGCCTCCTCAAGGATCAGTTTTCCCTAATACGCCTTCCCAGGGACCAGGACGCTTCCCTAACACTCCCCAAAGACCTGTGGGCTTTCCCATACCACCAAATCAAGGCCCTGACTATATCCACCCTACAACACGGCGCCCCAAGTTCCCAGGGTTCCcgatccctccctccccgacTACCAGGAGGCCGTGTAGCTGCAGGAATCACACCACAAACATAAATCCAGCCACACCAACTATTCCACCCACGACTTTCTTTTCCCCGTCTCCCGTTGCGCCGTTCTTCCCCACCGTTGCTCCTCTTTTCCCAACTGTTGCCCCGCAGTTCCCCACGCCCACGTCCGCATCCGCACGCCCTGTCACGCCGAATCCTGGTGGTTTTAGACCGTCCTTCAGACCTACATTCACCCCGGTAGCTGGTTTTCCCGTCTTTCCGAACTCCCAGTCTCGCCCAGTCCATCCTAACTCTCAGCATCGTCCCGTTCTCTTCATACCCACTAACATCAGGTCGCCAGATGTCCTTCGCGTGAATCAGCGCCCTGTGTCGACCAATGGCCTGCCTCGCTTCCCAGCAGTCAATGGGCAAAGCTTCATCACGCCACACTTCCGACTGTTCATCCCTCACCTGCCTACCCAGGGCGTGAATCAAGTCAAGAACAACAGTGACAAGTAG